The DNA sequence tttcatcaattatatagggaataatcggactttggatttaatttggataattatcccaagcaataattaaatccaagaaaaataggatttcttctccattaaataggaggggtcgaaaattccacttaaataaataatgctcctattaaattctcactcatcccttaggaaattaattcaccacaatattatttcaccccGCATCAAAACATTCACATATTCGAATttcacctccacttcacattttccaccgactttgaccattccacgaccacgtcatattttccacaatattgactattcaatagccacgtcacatattcaacaagtttgactattcaactcaaactcaattCCATAtagcaattaggtcacaaagaatattgcaataaatcacttatcatttaatccacatatatcatagcattaaaagcattaaaTGCCAAAAATTTTCACgtctcaaaaattagggttcgaaaaagtgggaTGTTACACTCTCAATGAGGGGGAGTTCATACGAGTATATCTACGGGCATATCGCCAATATCCttctactataatttatttagtattGATTTATCGTATCTTTTACAAAGTTTGTTGATTTATAATATCTTTTGCTTAAGATATTATTACATTTGATTTACTAAATTTTGGTAGGATATTATTATATCcacatatattataaatatgtgtagGAAACCATCATATTATTCATCCAATAATATTAGAATTTCCCTTATGTTCTGTCTTTTACTTTGGCACAATTTTATTCCTCGCCAAATCCTAGTTAGCAGTTGTTTACTGGTTGCTCGACAGAATTTCTTCCGCGAACAGACCACCCCTATCCGGCGAGTTATTATTATCCTCTGATACGAATATCCTCATATCATTAACAATCTCAGATAGAATATTCCATAAGTGTTAATAAACCTTACAAGTACTAATCTAAAAGTGGagttttctaaaaattttcTTGAATGCCATATCgtagttaaattaaaatatgtataataaCTTTTGTtaagatattaaaatatcatcggcagttttatgttcaaaattaaattcatagtaTTCTATTATACAATATGTTTAATGGagtttaaaaagttaattatcaatattattgTGTATTAATATTgcatacattaattaatttaaatttacttGGAGTAAAAACTTTtgataaacaattttaaatccCATCGGCAATTTCagagtattaaaaattaaattcatggTATATATTCTTTAGccatattaaattatggatcACTAGTAATGAAGGCCCAAGCCCCATAACTCGTAACCTAGCATCACAAACTGTATAAATAGTCACACTTTGAGAAAATCGTTGCCGCGACTTTGTTTGCCGCCTAATCTTTGTTCCGCTTCTTCCCTCTTTTCTCAAGTGTGCAATATGGCGAATAGCAAGTACAAATATGTGAAGTCATTTGAGGTGGATGATATGATCATGCAGCGCTACACCATCATCATCCATGTTGATGCCCGTGATTTCTGCAGGTATGTTCTCAATCTGAAGCATACTTTGTAGACAAAGTTGTTTAAGATCCCTTCATTCATGTAGGTTTTCTCAATTGCATAATTTTGAGAAACCAAATGATGAGAAAGCATTGGAGTTGATGAATGAGTGTGCCAATGCTGTTTTGAAGCAGTTTCCAGAAGTTGTTTTCTCCTATGGTTACGGTGCTGAGTTCAGGTAAATCAATAAACACAAATCTCTTTCCAATTGTTTGGTCTATGATACTTTTATTTGCTTGTTTGTAGTTTCATATTCAAAAAGGAAACCGACTTCTACAAACGCCGTGGCAGGTGAACTCAAAacaatttttactataaatttatgCAAATGAGTTTTGAAGTAGTATGATACAAGATGAGTAGGATGATGATTGCTGACTAAAAGTATACTTAATTTGCAGCAAGATACTCTCTCTTATTGTGTCTTTCTTTACATCCACTTACGTTACCAAGTGGAGGGCTCTTTTTCCTCAGAAAGAGTTGAAATATGCCCCTTCATTTCGGGCTCGAGTTTTTTGCTGTGAGCTTCTTCAAGCTTATCTTTTATGGAGGCAAGAGGAATGTAAGTCAATTTTGTCAGGCAAATGGCACCTGTTTTGTTGTAGTGCTGTCATTGAACTAtgtagaaaattgaaatttactATTCTTTTGGCAGGTCTTTGGCAGCTGATTAAAAGTGGAAAGAGTAAAAAGAAAGCACAAGCCACATTGAGGGTAGGGTAAACTTGaattttgctattttcaatttgtttgttttgtgtaGTTTTATCTGCTGAAGTAGAAATTTGGTTTCAGGGGTCTCTTTACCAGTCTTTTAACATCGACTTTCGCCAAGGTACATGCATTCTCAAGACAAAGGTAGTTgctaattcattttctttgtcCCCTTCTTCGTTTCTGTAGATCTATGCTGAACTGGAGCTGCTATCATACCTAATGATAGGGCTTTGTGTTTGTTGATTTTCAAATGAGCAGAATGGATCGATTTTTGTGCTTATCTAGATGCGTGATTAATACAACTTACACTAGTTAAACTATCTCTTGTTGTGACTAGGTTGAAGAAATTGTGAAGCACAAAGCTGATGGCTCCCCTGTCATAAGACCTAGGAGCAAAGTCTTAACAGTTCACTCAGAAAATATCGCATCAAAAAGATTTTGGAATGAAAATAAGTGTTTATCGGAAGAAGAGCTGGGACAATTTTGTAATGCGTTGAAGAAAACTAGACCTGAGTACATCAAATATTGGAATTTCCAATACGAGAGCAGATTGAAGCTGTCCACCTGGATTGTTGTTCGCATTGATGGCCGTCATTTCCACAGGTTACTAACTTCTTACTTCAACTGTAGCTCCATATTGGGTCAGACAATAGCACTCAGTAGCCCTACTTTGTTTGGATATCATTGTAGCTTTTCTGACGATCATGAGTTTGAGAAGCCAAATGATGCACGAGCTCTCAATCTAATGAATGCATGCGCGGTTGCTGTACTGGAAGAGTTTAGGGATGTCGTTTTTGCTTATGGTGTTAGTGATGAGTACAGGTCATTAATCAGTTTGCACTTCATCTCCCTTTAACTATGTGTGTATGTTTTTGACAAGTTATTTGGTACTTTCTCATCAGCTTTGTTTTGAATAAGGACTCCCGGCTATATCAAAGATGTGCCAGGTATGGTATCTCTTCTATTACGATCTTGTTGTCTGTGTTCGGTAAAATACCTTCACTTGTGGTGCAGTGAGATAGTTTCTTCTGTAGTATCTTTCTTCTCTTCAACATACATAATGAGATGGAATGAGTTTTTCCCGgaaaaagagatgaaataCCTACCGTATTTTGATGGCCGTGCTGTTTGCTACCCATCTAGTGAGATCAAAGATTATCTAGCATGGAGACAAGTTGATTGTAAGCTTAGTTTGCCAATCCTCAAAATTCTGATATGACTTGTGTAATTAAATGGAAGCTCCACTTCTAATGCATGTATAAAGAATTATCAAGTTATTCTTGTATATCACTACTCCTTATTTGCAGGTCACATAAACAATCAGTACAATACTTGCTTCTGGTTGCTCGTGAAGTCCGGAAAGAGCAAGGGCGAGGCACAAAACGAGTTGCAGGTAGTCAGGCCTTTAAATAGTTTCCAGATGTGTAAAACGTCCTTGTGATGATTGATAATGATCACATGGATTATTCGAGTCTGTTGTTTGAGGTTTCGACCAAGCTCATTCCATTCTTCTCTATTGGTTCATACcttgtttttcttatttgtaATTTGCAGAAGACTCAAACTCcggagaaaaatgaaattcttgaTAGACTCACTGGAGTTCCCAACTATTACGACACATTGCCACCTATGTTCCGCGTGGGTTCGTCCGTTTTCTGGGACAAAGTGAGGACGAAACTTGATTTGATTACTAATTATCTGTGGCATCAAGGCTAACTTGTAGCCTGTGTTTATGTAGGAGACGAAGCTAGTTGTTGTAGAAAATTGCAACATAATCGAGACAGGCTTCTGGGAAGCGCACCCTCAGATACTAGAGAAGAAGGTGGATCGTTTTAAAGCACTTCAAAACAtcgttttaatattttttattgccTCGTCAATGTTAGCATTATTAGtgactaatttattttctaattaatatttgaaaaaaaagtatttaagAGAAGTCCCAATAGGTGTTTAGAACGAAGTTTTCTTATTCAGAAATATGGTCAGCTGAAATTTATTCATGAATATGAAATACGAATTCTAAACTAGACcactgaaaataaattaattaatgagagTAAACTATATAAATAGTATTTGATCTTTCATTTTCGTACGAAAATAGTACGATCTTtgttttatatcatttttggtacttcgtgacaaaaataatctcagataccaaacatgtgatttttaaGTCATAGAGggtatatttgaaaatttcaattaggagtatcaaacatgtgattttttttctttttttctttcctttttcttcttagtttctatttcctcttcttccttttttctttttttttctttttttttataaatattttatacatgcACTTAATACACATtcataatagtataaaataagaacaaaatacttaattaaatcaattatttaaactaactaaatcaattaaatattcttaatttaatttttttatatcattttagaactaaaaatctaattaaaaatattcaatcatttAATATcgttataaattttataattttaaattttataagactatgttaa is a window from the Salvia hispanica cultivar TCC Black 2014 chromosome 1, UniMelb_Shisp_WGS_1.0, whole genome shotgun sequence genome containing:
- the LOC125201700 gene encoding tRNA(His) guanylyltransferase 1-like, whose product is MANSKYKYVKSFEVDDMIMQRYTIIIHVDARDFCRFSQLHNFEKPNDEKALELMNECANAVLKQFPEVVFSYGYGAEFSFIFKKETDFYKRRGSKILSLIVSFFTSTYVTKWRALFPQKELKYAPSFRARVFCCELLQAYLLWRQEECLWQLIKSGKSKKKAQATLRGSLYQSFNIDFRQGTCILKTKVEEIVKHKADGSPVIRPRSKVLTVHSENIASKRFWNENKCLSEEELGQFCNALKKTRPEYIKYWNFQYESRLKLSTWIVVRIDGRHFHSFSDDHEFEKPNDARALNLMNACAVAVLEEFRDVVFAYGVSDEYSFVLNKDSRLYQRCASEIVSSVVSFFSSTYIMRWNEFFPEKEMKYLPYFDGRAVCYPSSEIKDYLAWRQVDCHINNQYNTCFWLLVKSGKSKGEAQNELQKTQTPEKNEILDRLTGVPNYYDTLPPMFRVGSSVFWDKETKLVVVENCNIIETGFWEAHPQILEKKVDRFKALQNIVLIFFIASSMLALLVTNLFSN